In Alteracholeplasma palmae J233, a single genomic region encodes these proteins:
- a CDS encoding AAA family ATPase has protein sequence MYILNKIFSLPFLIDFNEILESTWKVMTSKIAVLIYIAVILIFIIFSIILVILNETKKENLKKDITEKQVMLNSSNKEEVHTNKSSLETSSDNRFSMLCKIDEEIENSGPMSFEDETTLSQICEEFRLYSADKLKLYYDIEDIRRFIAGLSVTRIIILQGMSGTGKTSLAYAFGKYLKNDTTVVPIQPMWKERTDLIGYYNEFTRKFNETTLLQKIYEANYLDKIYITVLDEMNIARIEYYFAEFLSLLELPDYNKRYLDVVSDEWNTDPKLLQKGRIILPKNMWFIGTANNDDSTFAISDKVYDRAMVLNLDKKATPFRVKESNQRMLSETKFEELIKKAQKVYKITERNLRRIKTIDKYLTDKYQITFGNRIMQQIKNYVPVMIACGGSELGAIDDILSKKVLRKLETKNMVYVKSTIPDLISFIEELFGEEEMLLCKEYIKQIEINA, from the coding sequence ATGTATATATTAAATAAAATATTTTCACTACCATTTTTGATTGATTTTAATGAAATTTTAGAATCAACTTGGAAAGTAATGACAAGCAAAATAGCAGTTTTAATTTATATAGCAGTTATTTTAATTTTTATTATTTTCAGCATTATTCTAGTTATATTAAATGAAACAAAGAAGGAAAACCTTAAAAAAGATATCACCGAAAAACAAGTGATGCTAAATTCTTCTAATAAAGAAGAAGTGCATACTAATAAATCTTCTCTTGAAACCTCAAGTGATAATAGATTTTCAATGTTATGCAAAATAGATGAAGAAATAGAAAATAGTGGCCCAATGAGTTTTGAAGATGAAACAACATTAAGCCAAATCTGTGAAGAATTTCGATTATATTCAGCTGATAAACTTAAACTCTATTATGATATAGAAGATATTAGAAGATTCATTGCAGGACTTTCTGTGACAAGAATTATTATCCTACAAGGGATGTCTGGAACAGGTAAAACATCATTGGCCTATGCATTTGGTAAGTATCTTAAAAATGATACGACAGTTGTACCAATTCAACCTATGTGGAAAGAAAGAACTGACTTAATAGGATATTACAATGAATTTACAAGAAAGTTTAATGAAACAACTCTTCTTCAAAAAATCTATGAAGCAAACTACCTAGACAAAATCTATATTACCGTATTAGATGAAATGAATATCGCGCGAATTGAATATTACTTCGCCGAATTCTTATCTTTATTAGAACTACCAGATTATAATAAAAGATATTTAGATGTCGTTTCAGATGAGTGGAACACTGATCCTAAACTACTTCAAAAAGGAAGAATTATCTTACCTAAAAATATGTGGTTTATAGGAACAGCTAATAACGATGACTCAACTTTTGCCATATCAGATAAAGTTTATGATAGAGCGATGGTATTAAACTTAGATAAAAAGGCAACCCCATTTAGAGTAAAAGAATCAAATCAGAGAATGTTATCTGAAACTAAATTTGAAGAACTGATTAAAAAAGCTCAAAAAGTCTATAAGATAACAGAAAGAAACTTAAGAAGAATTAAAACGATTGATAAATACTTAACAGATAAATATCAAATTACCTTTGGTAACCGTATTATGCAACAAATAAAAAATTACGTACCTGTAATGATTGCGTGTGGTGGAAGTGAACTAGGGGCAATCGATGATATCTTATCAAAAAAAGTTTTACGTAAACTAGAAACTAAAAATATGGTCTATGTAAAAAGTACTATTCCAGATTTAATATCATTTATAGAAGAATTATTTGGTGAAGAAGAAATGTTATTATGTAAAGAATATATTAAACAAATAGAAATTAACGCTTAA